Proteins encoded together in one Fusobacterium perfoetens ATCC 29250 window:
- a CDS encoding alanine/glycine:cation symporter family protein has product MENLNLLVQNVSGFVWNKILILLLIGTGVFFTIVLKFIQVRKFGEGYKRAVRGANLNGESAGADGMSSFQSLATAIAAQVGTGNLAGAATAIASGGPGAIFWMWVSAFFGMATVYAEAVLGQLYKKRVEGEIIGGPAYYISEGLGNNKFSKGLAVFFALSCVLALSFMGNAVQANSIASAFSNVFEVKPMYIGLLVAVVSGFIFWGGTQRIASFTEKIVPLMAGLYVGASILIMIFNFSEIIPAFKMIIMGAFNPSSVLGGAAGITVKEAVRYGVARGLFSNEAGMGSTPHAHAVAKVDDPSHQGAVAIITVFIDTFVVLNCTAFVIIMTGGVGSGLTGITLTQSAFNKVLGSWGGVFIAVCLFFFALSTIIGWYYFGVANIKYLFGEKGMNPYKIIVLLFIILGSMAKVDLVWNLSDLFNGLMALPNLVALIALYKLVKNVAIENKNK; this is encoded by the coding sequence ATGGAAAACTTAAATTTATTGGTACAGAATGTTAGTGGATTTGTTTGGAATAAGATTTTAATTTTATTACTTATTGGAACAGGGGTATTTTTCACAATAGTGTTAAAATTTATACAGGTTAGAAAATTTGGAGAGGGTTATAAGAGAGCTGTAAGAGGAGCTAATTTGAATGGAGAAAGTGCAGGAGCTGATGGAATGAGTTCATTCCAATCTTTAGCTACAGCAATAGCAGCTCAAGTAGGAACAGGAAATCTTGCCGGAGCAGCTACAGCAATAGCTTCAGGGGGACCAGGAGCTATATTTTGGATGTGGGTCAGTGCATTTTTTGGAATGGCCACTGTATATGCTGAGGCTGTGTTAGGACAATTATATAAGAAAAGAGTTGAAGGGGAGATTATAGGAGGACCAGCTTATTATATAAGTGAGGGATTAGGAAATAATAAATTTAGTAAAGGATTGGCTGTATTTTTTGCTTTATCATGTGTATTAGCTTTATCATTTATGGGGAATGCTGTACAAGCCAATTCAATAGCTTCAGCTTTTAGTAATGTATTTGAAGTAAAACCTATGTATATAGGATTACTTGTAGCAGTAGTTTCAGGATTTATTTTTTGGGGAGGAACACAAAGAATAGCTTCTTTCACAGAAAAAATAGTTCCTTTAATGGCTGGACTTTATGTGGGAGCTTCAATATTAATAATGATTTTTAATTTTTCAGAAATTATTCCTGCTTTTAAAATGATAATAATGGGAGCTTTTAATCCTTCATCAGTTTTAGGAGGAGCTGCTGGAATAACAGTAAAAGAAGCTGTAAGATATGGAGTAGCTAGAGGATTATTTTCAAATGAAGCTGGAATGGGTTCAACACCTCATGCTCATGCTGTGGCTAAAGTAGATGACCCTAGTCATCAAGGAGCTGTAGCTATAATAACAGTATTTATAGATACATTTGTTGTATTAAACTGTACAGCTTTTGTAATTATAATGACAGGTGGAGTAGGAAGTGGACTTACTGGAATAACATTGACACAATCTGCTTTTAATAAAGTATTAGGAAGTTGGGGAGGAGTCTTCATAGCTGTTTGTTTATTCTTCTTTGCTCTATCAACTATAATAGGATGGTACTATTTTGGAGTGGCAAATATAAAATATCTTTTTGGAGAAAAAGGTATGAATCCATATAAAATAATAGTATTATTGTTTATAATATTAGGTTCAATGGCTAAAGTAGACTTAGTTTGGAATTTATCAGATTTATTTAATGGATTAATGGCTTTACCAAACTTAGTTGCTTTAATTGCTCTATATAAACTTGTAAAAAATGTGGCTATTGAAAATAAAAATAAGTAA
- a CDS encoding GrdX family protein: MSFTIVTNNKKVFNFYKETDEVVLLENESIERVLLETYKCILKGHKLLSDPIISNIENSNNPFKSIIVSKNFTTENIASLNLIKGALNISKKLPNISIKELSKESLEEYKFIDLNLLINGIKELKNLNL; this comes from the coding sequence ATGTCTTTTACAATAGTTACTAACAATAAAAAAGTTTTTAATTTTTATAAAGAAACTGATGAAGTAGTATTATTAGAAAATGAAAGTATAGAAAGAGTTTTATTAGAAACATATAAATGTATATTAAAAGGGCATAAACTTCTTAGTGACCCTATCATATCAAATATTGAAAATTCAAATAATCCCTTTAAATCAATTATAGTTTCTAAAAATTTTACTACAGAAAATATAGCTTCATTAAATTTAATTAAAGGAGCTCTCAATATATCTAAAAAGTTACCAAATATTTCAATAAAAGAGCTATCTAAAGAATCTTTAGAAGAATATAAATTTATAGATTTAAACTTACTTATAAATGGAATCAAAGAATTAAAAAATTTAAATTTATAA
- a CDS encoding formate--tetrahydrofolate ligase, whose protein sequence is MKTDIQIAQEANLLPISKIAEKIGLTEDDYELYGKYKAKIDFNLLHKLEKKENGKLVLVTAITPTPAGEGKSTVTVGLTQALNRMGYNSMAALREPSLGPVFGIKGGATGGGYSQVVPMEDINLHFTGDLHAIGVAHNLVSAVIDNHIKFGNKLNIDITKITWKRVVDMNDRALRNTVIGLGGAASGIPRENSFQITVASEIMASLCLANSLKDLKEKISRIIFGYDLSGKPLTINDLNITGAVTALLKDAIKPNLVQTLENTPVLIHGGPFANIAHGCNSLIATKLALKLSDYTITEAGFAADLGAEKFLDIKCRQGNLSPNCVVIVATVRALKHHGGAKELNVENLEALSKGLENLDKHIENMKKYNLPVVVAMNRFLTDTEAEFDLIRERCKAQNVPVALCDVWANGGAGGEELAKLVIEEIEKNKGEYKPLYELSKSPKEKIETIVKEIYGGSGVTFSAKAKKMLSLIEENGYNELPICMSKTQKSLSDKANLLGRPTGFTVEINEIKIAAGAGFIIAMAGDIIDMPGLPKVPAAETIDIDEFGKISGLF, encoded by the coding sequence ATGAAAACAGATATCCAAATAGCTCAAGAAGCGAATCTTTTACCAATTAGTAAAATAGCTGAAAAAATAGGACTTACTGAAGATGATTATGAATTATATGGAAAATATAAAGCAAAAATAGATTTTAATTTATTACACAAATTAGAAAAAAAAGAAAATGGAAAATTAGTTTTAGTTACAGCTATTACTCCAACTCCAGCTGGTGAAGGAAAATCAACAGTAACAGTTGGACTTACTCAAGCTTTAAATAGAATGGGATATAATTCTATGGCAGCTCTTAGAGAGCCGTCTCTTGGACCTGTATTTGGAATAAAAGGAGGAGCTACAGGTGGAGGATATTCTCAAGTTGTTCCAATGGAAGATATAAATCTTCATTTTACAGGAGATTTACACGCTATAGGAGTGGCTCATAATTTAGTTTCAGCTGTAATAGATAATCATATAAAATTTGGAAATAAATTAAATATAGATATAACAAAAATAACTTGGAAAAGAGTTGTTGATATGAATGATAGAGCTTTAAGAAATACTGTGATAGGACTAGGGGGGGCTGCTTCAGGAATTCCTAGAGAAAATTCTTTCCAAATAACAGTTGCTTCTGAAATAATGGCTTCTCTTTGTTTAGCAAACTCTTTAAAAGATTTAAAAGAAAAAATTTCTAGAATAATATTTGGATATGATTTATCAGGAAAACCTCTTACAATAAATGATTTGAATATAACAGGAGCTGTAACAGCTTTATTAAAAGATGCTATAAAACCAAATTTAGTTCAAACTTTAGAAAATACTCCTGTATTAATTCATGGAGGACCTTTTGCTAATATAGCTCATGGATGTAACTCATTAATAGCTACAAAATTAGCTTTAAAATTAAGTGATTATACAATAACAGAGGCTGGTTTTGCTGCTGATTTAGGAGCTGAAAAATTCTTAGATATAAAATGTAGACAAGGAAATTTATCTCCTAATTGTGTAGTAATAGTGGCTACAGTAAGAGCTTTAAAACATCACGGGGGAGCAAAAGAATTAAATGTTGAAAATTTAGAAGCTTTATCAAAAGGACTTGAAAATTTAGATAAACATATAGAAAATATGAAAAAATATAATCTTCCAGTAGTAGTAGCTATGAATAGATTTTTAACAGATACAGAAGCTGAGTTTGATTTAATAAGAGAAAGATGTAAGGCTCAAAATGTTCCAGTAGCTCTTTGTGATGTGTGGGCTAATGGAGGAGCTGGAGGAGAAGAATTAGCAAAATTAGTTATAGAGGAAATTGAAAAAAATAAAGGGGAGTATAAACCACTTTATGAACTTTCAAAATCTCCAAAAGAAAAAATTGAAACAATAGTTAAAGAGATATATGGTGGAAGTGGAGTTACATTCTCAGCAAAAGCTAAGAAAATGTTATCTCTTATAGAAGAAAATGGATATAATGAATTACCTATTTGTATGTCAAAAACTCAAAAATCTTTATCTGATAAAGCTAATTTATTAGGAAGACCAACAGGATTTACAGTAGAGATAAATGAAATTAAAATAGCAGCAGGAGCTGGATTTATAATAGCAATGGCTGGAGATATTATAGATATGCCTGGATTACCAAAAGTACCAGCAGCTGAAACTATAGATATTGATGAATTTGGAAAAATCTCTGGATTATTTTAA
- a CDS encoding 3'-5' exonuclease — MKNKIVPLIIFDTETNGLTKNDSVLSISAVKVFYDIENEKFLKDYEEYDRYYFIKDGEEENKEAINVNGLTRNEIEKRRGDNAYPKFFYEDIESFKKFCAGVNHFIGHNINFDLKYINDYIEVKYTFDTMFSNRYIMKIPCSYGYKNPRLSEAAEFYQIDVNQYSFHSSLDDVKITAKVFRKMCKNREKSAITFINKN; from the coding sequence ATGAAAAATAAGATAGTTCCATTGATAATTTTTGATACAGAAACAAATGGGTTAACTAAAAATGATTCTGTTTTATCAATATCAGCTGTAAAAGTTTTTTATGATATTGAAAATGAAAAATTTTTAAAAGATTATGAGGAATATGATAGATATTATTTTATAAAAGATGGAGAAGAAGAAAATAAAGAGGCCATAAATGTAAATGGACTAACTAGAAATGAAATAGAAAAAAGAAGAGGGGATAATGCTTATCCTAAATTTTTCTATGAGGATATAGAAAGTTTTAAAAAGTTTTGTGCTGGGGTAAATCATTTTATAGGTCATAATATTAATTTTGATTTAAAATATATAAATGACTATATAGAGGTTAAATATACTTTTGATACTATGTTTTCAAATAGATATATAATGAAAATACCTTGTAGTTATGGATATAAAAATCCAAGATTATCAGAAGCAGCAGAATTTTATCAAATAGATGTAAATCAATATAGTTTTCACTCTAGTTTAGATGATGTGAAAATAACAGCGAAAGTCTTTAGAAAAATGTGTAAAAATAGAGAAAAATCAGCTATAACTTTTATTAATAAAAATTAG
- a CDS encoding 4Fe-4S binding protein — protein sequence MHVIDQETCVGCGACEGTCPVGAISANDNGKFTIGDTCIDCGACAGGCPVSAISAGE from the coding sequence ATGCACGTAATAGATCAAGAAACTTGTGTTGGATGCGGAGCTTGTGAAGGAACTTGCCCAGTTGGAGCAATATCAGCTAACGACAATGGAAAATTCACTATAGGAGATACTTGTATTGATTGTGGAGCTTGTGCTGGTGGATGTCCAGTTAGCGCTATATCTGCAGGAGAGTAA
- a CDS encoding EAL domain-containing protein, producing the protein MININFKKILEKVSFHFIPVIDIKTKEIYGYKIIKDFSNTGFEDSEAVYKLASKNGLFEFFTFKLQEKSYKIAFEKNYNKKKLFYTLHVNYIDDPDFFFESVKNLISNFNIKLENLIFEIKGIEGWDSISDFLNYFDDNIPLIFKEDKHNPLNFNIIENLDPEFIEISSFETLKKIKNNTNIKSKIIFKTIDESNLDNSDFLNKGIDFIYLHKKES; encoded by the coding sequence ATGATTAATATAAACTTTAAAAAAATTTTAGAAAAAGTTTCCTTTCATTTTATTCCTGTTATTGATATAAAAACTAAAGAAATTTATGGTTATAAAATTATTAAAGATTTTTCAAATACTGGCTTTGAAGATAGTGAGGCTGTTTACAAATTGGCTTCTAAAAATGGGCTTTTTGAATTTTTTACTTTTAAATTACAAGAAAAATCTTATAAAATTGCTTTTGAAAAAAATTATAATAAGAAAAAATTATTTTATACTTTACATGTTAATTATATAGATGACCCTGATTTTTTCTTTGAAAGTGTAAAAAATTTAATTTCAAATTTTAATATAAAATTAGAAAATTTAATTTTTGAAATCAAAGGAATTGAAGGATGGGATTCAATTAGTGATTTTCTTAATTATTTTGATGATAATATTCCTCTAATTTTTAAAGAGGATAAACATAATCCATTAAATTTTAATATTATTGAAAATTTAGACCCTGAATTTATTGAAATTTCTTCTTTTGAAACTTTAAAAAAAATAAAAAATAATACAAATATTAAAAGTAAAATTATTTTTAAAACAATAGATGAAAGTAATTTAGATAATTCTGATTTTTTAAATAAAGGAATTGATTTTATTTATCTTCACAAAAAAGAAAGCTGA